Below is a window of Variovorax sp. TBS-050B DNA.
AAGTCGACTCCGCCCTGCTGACCGACGACCTGCCGCCTGCCGCCTACACGGACCCCGGATTCGCCCAGTTCCTCAAATCGGACGGCGCGTCCGACTGACCGAACCCGCCGAACCACGCATGCGACGCTCCTTCGTCACCGGCCATTCCGCGTCCCGCCCGCTGCGCCCGCCAAAGCCGGGCGCAGTCGCTTGGGCGGGCGCGCTCGCCGCTGCGGTTTTCGGCCTGACGCTGGCCAGCGCGCACACCACCGGCGAGCCCGCCAGGCAGACGGGCGAAACGGCGCGGACCGCAACCGCCAAAGCCGTCCCGGCGACGCGCCCCTACTGGAACGAACTCACCGCGGAACAGCAGCAGGCGCTGCAGCCGCTCGCCTCGCACTGGCACACCTTGAATGCGGGTCACAAGCGAAAGTGGCTGGCACTGTCACGCAACTACGCCAACATGTCGGCCGATGACCAGACCACGCTGCACAGCCGCATGATCGAATGGGCCGCCCTGAGCAACCAGCAGCGCGCCCAGGCGCGCCTCAATTTCGCGGAGGTCAAGCGCCTTCCTGCCGACGAGCGCAAGGCCAAGTGGGAGCAGTACCAGGCGCTGAGCGACGAAGAAAAGCGCCGGCTGGCCGAGCGTGCGCCCGCCAAGCCCCGTGGCGCGGCCATTCCCGTGCGCCCGGTGCCGGCCCAGAAACTCGTCGCGGTGCCGGCCGTCACCCCCGCCGGACAGCACACGCCGCGCATCATGCTGGCCCCGCCGCCGTCCCCCGCCACGCCGGCGCTCACCGCGCCGGCCGCGGCCGTCCTGGCGGGCTCGCCGCCGGAGCGCACCTCCGCGGCGGTACCCACGCCCGCCGCAGCCGGCAGCAGCGGCCTGGCAATGCAGCCTATTCCGGCCGAAGCGCAGGTGCTCGTGCCTTCGTCCTCCCTCCCCGCGGGCCAGGCCACCGAGCAGCCTTTGCCCCCCTGACCCCCAAGGCTTCGATGGTTCCCATCTCTTCCGAAGTTCCGGAATCGAGTCCCTCCTCCTCTCCCGCAGTTCCTTCACCCAGCGCTCCTCTTTTGAAAGTGCCCGGCCTGTGGCGGCGCATGGCGTGCTGGCTCTACGAAGGCATGCTGCTGTTCGCGGTGGTCTTCGTGGCGGGCTGGCTCTTCAGCACCCTCGGCCAGATGCGCGACGCCATGGATTCCCGGCGGCACCTGCTGCAGGCCTTCCTGTTCGTGGTGTTCGGCGTGTACTTCGTCTGGTTCTGGGCCCGCGGCCAGACACTGGCCATGAAGACCTGGAACATCCGCATCGTCGACCTGCAGGGACGCCCCATCACCCAGCGCCGCGCGCTCGCGCGCTACCTGCTGAGCTGGATCTGGTTCCTGCCGCCGCTGGCGGCCATCGCCCCTTTCAAGCTGTCCGGTGGAGAATCGACGGTCCTGATCTTCGGATGGGTCGCCGTCTGGGCCCTGCTGGCGCGCTTTCACCCCGAGCGCCAGTTCTGGCACGACGCCTGGGCCGGTACGCGGCTCATCACCTCCAAGCCCCTGAGCCGCCGATGAGTGCCTTGCCGGAATCCAAGCTTCCCGACCCCGCCGTCAACCCGCAGAAGGCCCGCAAGGGCTTCGAGCGCGTCTGGCATGCGACGCTGATCTCGCTGCACGGCCTGCGCGCCGGCTGGGGCGAGCCCGCCTTCCGCCAGGAAGCGGTCATGTCCATCGTGATGATCCCGGCGGCCTTCTGGCTGGGCCGCAGCTGGGTCGAAGTGGCGCTGCTCGCCGGCAGCGCGATCCTCGTGATGATCGTGGAACTGCTCAACACCGCGGTCGAGGCCGCCATCGACCGCATCGGCCCGGAATGGCACGACCTCTCCAAGCGCGCCAAGGACATGGGCAGCGCCGCCGTGCTGCTCTCGCTCACGCTGTGCGGAGGCATCTGGATCGCCGCGCTCTGGCAGCACTTCGCGTCATGAAACCGCCTGCCGCTCAAGGCATGATGGCGAGATGACCCCTGAATTCTCGATCTGTGTGTATTGCGGCTCGCGTCCTGGCGAGCGGGCCGAGTTCTCGAAGGCCGCGGAAGCGGTCGGCCAGTGGATCGGCCGGCATCGCGGTCAGCTGGTCTACGGCGGCGGGCGAACCGGCCTGATGGGCACCGTGGCCGAGGCCACGCGCGAGGCCGGCGGCCGCGTCGTCGGCATCATTCCCAAGGCCCTGGTCGACCGCGAGCTGGCCAACACCCTTTGCGACGAGCTCCACGTGGTCGACACCATGCACGAGCGCAAGGCGATGATGGGCGAGCGCGCCGATGCATTCATCGCGCTGCCGGGCGGCATCGGCACCTTCGAGGAACTGTTCGAGATCTGGACCTGGCGCCAGCTCGGCTACCACGACAAGCCGACCGGCATCCTGAACACCGCAGGCTACTACGACGGCCTGCTGGGCTTTCTCGCGCACAGCGTGCGCGAAGGCTTCATGGGCGAATGGCAGATGGCGCTGGTGCGCACCGGCACCGACCCCGCCGAACTGCTCGCCGCCCTGCGCGCCGAGGTGCCGCTGCACCCGCGCGAGGACCGGCTGGCCGAGAACCTCTGACCGGGGCGCGGGCCCTCAGACCGCGTTTTCGTTCTCCTCGCCCGTGCGGATGCGCACGATGCGCTCCACGTCGGTGACGAAGATCTTGCCGTCGCCGATCT
It encodes the following:
- a CDS encoding DUF3106 domain-containing protein, which encodes MRRSFVTGHSASRPLRPPKPGAVAWAGALAAAVFGLTLASAHTTGEPARQTGETARTATAKAVPATRPYWNELTAEQQQALQPLASHWHTLNAGHKRKWLALSRNYANMSADDQTTLHSRMIEWAALSNQQRAQARLNFAEVKRLPADERKAKWEQYQALSDEEKRRLAERAPAKPRGAAIPVRPVPAQKLVAVPAVTPAGQHTPRIMLAPPPSPATPALTAPAAAVLAGSPPERTSAAVPTPAAAGSSGLAMQPIPAEAQVLVPSSSLPAGQATEQPLPP
- a CDS encoding RDD family protein; protein product: MVPISSEVPESSPSSSPAVPSPSAPLLKVPGLWRRMACWLYEGMLLFAVVFVAGWLFSTLGQMRDAMDSRRHLLQAFLFVVFGVYFVWFWARGQTLAMKTWNIRIVDLQGRPITQRRALARYLLSWIWFLPPLAAIAPFKLSGGESTVLIFGWVAVWALLARFHPERQFWHDAWAGTRLITSKPLSRR
- a CDS encoding diacylglycerol kinase, whose amino-acid sequence is MSALPESKLPDPAVNPQKARKGFERVWHATLISLHGLRAGWGEPAFRQEAVMSIVMIPAAFWLGRSWVEVALLAGSAILVMIVELLNTAVEAAIDRIGPEWHDLSKRAKDMGSAAVLLSLTLCGGIWIAALWQHFAS
- a CDS encoding TIGR00730 family Rossman fold protein; protein product: MTPEFSICVYCGSRPGERAEFSKAAEAVGQWIGRHRGQLVYGGGRTGLMGTVAEATREAGGRVVGIIPKALVDRELANTLCDELHVVDTMHERKAMMGERADAFIALPGGIGTFEELFEIWTWRQLGYHDKPTGILNTAGYYDGLLGFLAHSVREGFMGEWQMALVRTGTDPAELLAALRAEVPLHPREDRLAENL